The Petrotoga mobilis SJ95 genomic sequence CTTCTAATTCTTTTTCTCTATCATAAAAGTTCATTTATAGCGCTCCTTCGCCGATACGTTAAGGGGGCAAGCCCAATCATAAAAGTTCATGACGCACGACTTTTATATACTGATCAGTAATATACTGGTGAGTATATTACTGATCAGTATATTACTCGTCAGTATATTATATCACAATATAATGATCTATATTCAAATCTATTATATCGAATGCGTTTTTTATTTTGTTAGACCAGTTTAGGTTTATGAGGTGTTCTATTCTTGTGGAGATGACTGTTTCCAAGTTGAGGGTATTGGCTAAGTCATAGTGCTTTTTTAAGTTGGTTAATCCACCAACTTTGGTGATGTCTAAGACGACCCCTGAAGCAATATTTGATACTCTGATAATATCCTCAGGTTGTTCGATGGATTCATCCCAAAAAATCGGGTAGTTTATATCTAGGTTGCTTAAAGTATTTTCTTTATACTTTGGTGTTGGCTGCTCTAAAGCCATTATTTCCGAGGTTTTTAGAAGTTTTAGAATGAGTCTGATTTCATGTTGGGGGAATAATCCTCTCAGGTCGATCCATAGTTTTTTATTTTTGAAGAGTTTCAATATTTTTTTAAACTCTGAGAGCAACGGTTTTTCTAAGAACTCCATCTTTACAATTTCTTCATCTTTTTGAATTTCAGGAAGTAAATCAAAGAT encodes the following:
- a CDS encoding enolase C-terminal domain-like protein, whose product is MKERKRDVYYWQERTILKNLNMEWQEHAIFKFIDKQGIQGVGAATPNYYFGETFKTTMAILELIRDLFEMEDDIENIPNIEEKFNEKIKRDNSSKTAVFLAIFDYLTNKYNYDPINLLFPTKKGISQESLFRIFWKKDTNIFDLLPEIQKDEEIVKMEFLEKPLLSEFKKILKLFKNKKLWIDLRGLFPQHEIRLILKLLKTSEIMALEQPTPKYKENTLSNLDINYPIFWDESIEQPEDIIRVSNIASGVVLDITKVGGLTNLKKHYDLANTLNLETVISTRIEHLINLNWSNKIKNAFDIIDLNIDHYIVI